In Candidatus Aegiribacteria sp., the DNA window CAATATCCTCCAGATATACTGAATAGACACCCCAGAAATCCTTATCAACTAAACGCTCAGCCCAGGATGTGCCCAGGCCGTCTTCATTCTCCCACCAAATTATGTCGTTGTCCGTTTTGGCAGCGCCGATGATATCCATATCACTGTCACCGTCTATATCACCGGAGCATACGGACCAGGCGCCATCGAATTCCCCGAATAGGGTGTACTCCGTCCAGGAGGTGCCCGAGCCATCGATATTCTCCCACCAGGTGATATCATCGGCAATAGAAGCAGCACCGATGATATCCATATCACCGTCACCATTAATGTCTGCCGAATAGACAGACCGTGCGCCGTCGAAGTTTCCGGCAACGGTATGACCGGTCCAGGATGTACCCGAGCCATCGATATTCTCCCACCAGACTATGTCATCTGAATTAGAAGCAGCACCGATGATATCCATATCACCGTCACCGTCTATGTCCTCTGAGAATACGGAATAGGCACCATCGAAATTTCCATCAACCGTATACTCAGCAGGTTTCTTAAGAGTAATCGATCCTGCACTGCTGCTCCATTCAATACAAGCGTCAAGATAAAACTGGTCGTTCCAATCGGTAACCGGTCCCAGGATTCCGGAGCCCCCGGACCAATCGGTCTGAACTGCGGAATCCGCATATGTAACAACAAAGGAACCGAAGATCAGTACAGCCAGAAATCTTATGTACATAGAATGCCTCCATCAATTAATAAGTATGTAAATTGTTAATTTTCTCAATAAGTGTCAATATGTTCTGACTGACTATTTACTGATATCCTTTGTGTGTTCTTTTAGAACTGCATTACACCATATGATTTCAATTTGTAAAGTGTATATGGTTGGATAACGATATCCGCTGAACTGCAGATTGAATCCACCGGTGAACCGGAATGTTCACTGTATTCGTTGAGTACAGGATCACGCCATTTCATCTCCATATATGCACTCATAAGCAGCATGGTCAGGGACAGATCAAAACGAAAATCCGAAACTGAGACCTTAGTCCAGTCAATGACGAAATTCTTACCGTCATCACGGATTATGACATTCCCTGGATGGAAATACCGTACCGAATACTATTCTTCGTCGGGAGTGTATCCGAAGAAATCCCCAAGCATATTCATTGCTGTTTCAAATTTGGATTCCTCAATGTAGAACATGTAATCACCATTCTCGGGCGTCATCCAGTCCTGCAATTCACTCTCCGGAAGGTCCGAAAGTAAGCGTACATCAACCCTGTACCCGTTCTCCTCAAGGTGTTCCCTGGCTGCCTCGATAACTCCCAAGTCATCCATCTGAAGAACCGGTATGAGTTTCTCTTCCATTTTACACTTCCATTCATTACCACATTTAAGTTACATTGCCATCCTGTCCACCGATCTCCTGCTCCTGTCGCAGCATCAGATCCTTAAGTGAGGTTCCCGGGTGGTGATACCTGACCATATCCACGGTCTTCCTGCCGGTCTGAACAGCCTTTTCTGGACACCAGTGGAAGCATGCGAAACATTGCTCACACCTATTACCCCAGGTGGGTTTCTCGCCCTCCGGAAGCTGTACGTTCTTCACCGGACAAACCTCAACACAGATACCACATGAGGAGCATTTCTCATCCGCGTAGAATTTGCTGCCTGACTGCCGCGACAGGGCTTTCCTGAACATCGGATAGACCATGCGACCAATCAAGGAAAAGAACAGGTTTTTCTTTCCAAAGTCGCCACATGCGCTTTCCCGTATCCATGCTACGATCTGAGCTATCACAGCCTCGGCGGCATCGTTAATCTTACCCTGTTTCTTCTCTTCAGGGGCTCCTCCCATGGGCGGGTAGTTCTCGACCATTTTCACCGAGAAGCCTGCATTCAGTACCAGCCCCCTTCGTTTAAGCATCTTACTGGTTATTGCCATTGTTGAACCTGGAGCGCCTCCGTATGTCGCAACCGCAAACATGTAATCCGGCGTGTCGAATTGAAGCTTTTCGATGAATCTTGCCACTATTGCAGGGGGTCCCCAGGCATATACAGGAAACACCAATCCAACTCGCTTTGATGATTCCAAATCACCATCGAGCGCTTGCGCTATAGGAATCAGTTTAACATCATCCAGACCTTCCTGGAGTGCTTTCGCCACATGGAGCGAGTTGCCTGTGCCTGAGAACCAGTAGATTACCGTCTTCATATCAATCCCTTCCTAGTATTTCAGTCGGATTATATTACAATTAACTGATTTCTTCAACTGCAGATACACTCTCTTTCCTTATTACTCTGAAAGCATGGTTCTATTAAATATTAGCAGCAATTCGCAACGTAGAATTTACGCATGTACTTACTAACAATATACTTATTATATGTATTACTATTCCTTAAGTATACTTATTCTTTTTGTTCACATTTGTATATTGACATAGTTTCTGATGTTAATTAGTTATATAATCTTATCCGAAATGATGGTATTACTTAACTATTTGGAGGTATCTATGTAAATTCATATCTTCATGATACGGTTGATTGGAGTTATCTGCTATATCATCTTTATTATCACTGATTCAGTGTTTTAGATTTAGTTTTGACTACTCCTGTTTAACTGCGCCAGTGTTCAAATCCAAAACGAAGGGATAATATGAAATCGGAAAACAGCAGAGCGCTCTGCATCATTTCTGTACTGCTCGTAATGTTCAGTACAGCAGCATATGCTGGAATCCAGATCGATCCAACCGCACAGGTCGAGGATCTGGCAATCACGGAAATCTTGCTGGAGGGAGTTGAATACGATCGTCTTGAACTATCATCCTGTGAGTACCGCCTTGAGTCCGAAGCTCCGGGATCTCCTTCCATGCCGTACCGGCAAATGTTCTTCATGCTTCCTCCAGGGCAAATGATAGATGAAATCAGAATCGTGAATCCCGTATGGGAAACACTTGATGGAAAATATCTGATCGAACCTGCTCAGGCGTATCTGAGTTCGGAGTATTTGTTCACTCCACCTGACGAAGCGATTTACAACAGCAGGAATGCATACCCGTCCAATCCGGTATTGGTGATAGATCAGGGAAGCTGCATGGGGTTCGGCGTGACTTCCGTCAGGGTATTCCCCGTCAGATTCTCACCTCTCAGCGGTGAAGTCCAGGTTCTCACAGGCGGAATATGCCAGGTCTCGTTCGAGGTTGCGGATTTCCACCTCACTTTTCCCCAGCGGATTACCAGGGATGGCCAGCTGTCCCGTAACCGGTTCGTAAAGAAGCTGGTCTGCAATAGCGAGGACATGGCAAGATACGGATACTCAATTCCGGAAGCCTCCTTCGACGACGGCGGACCCTTGAACATCACCATGAGGCCGGTCATGGGAAGCGATCCGGTCAAGATGGTGATCATCACTAACGAGGAATTGCTGAACTATTTCGAAAAGCTGGCAAAGATTCGCACAAAGCAGGGAATCGTCACTGTAGTTAGAACGGTCGAGTGGATAGAGAACGAAGGCGGGTATCCCGGGCGGGACACTCAGGAGAGAATCCGGAACTTCGTAAGGGACTGCTACAACTACTGGGATACCGAAGCAGTACTGCTCGGCGGCGACGACCACGTAGTTCCGGCGAGAAGGATTACGAAATATCCAGGCCATTACAGGAACATACCTGAAGACGAGTACTACGGTGACATGAGTGAATACGACTGGATAAACTCATCCACAGGAGAGTGGAAACCACCAACCTCCGATCTCTTCTTCGAAGTATGGGTCGGACGGTGGCCGGCGGATAACGCATCTGACGTTTCCGTGCTACTATCGAAACTTAACAGCTACGAATACAGTCCTCCGGCAGGATTCGGACGCAGGGCGCTCTTCGCCGCGTCTGACTCCGATAACGGGTTCTGCCCTGCTGACGACTTCTACGATATCTACACAGGCATCCTCGCTGCCGGTCACCTGAACGTAGGCGGGTCTCTGGATGAGATCTACCAGCTGTACAATCCTATACACAATCATATACCCGAGTGGCATGGCGACGATCTCATGAGCAAGGTCAACTACCTTGCCGAGCTCGACTCCGGTTACAACATACTGCTCCACGGTGACCACAGCGGTATTCACAATATGGGCGCAGGATGGCACGAGAAGCAGCTCTTCGAGAGCAACTTGCTTGCGCTTGCTAACTACGGTGCGGCATCGATAGTCTGGCATGTCGCGTGTCTTAGCGGGCATTTCGAGGATGCAGACTGTATCTCGGAAGTGGCTGTGCTTTCCGACAATAACGACAATGCCTTTGTCGCAATCGTTTCATCGCCGCGCATGCAGCCATACAACAGTGATGTCGAATACTTTATGGACGGACTCTACCCGTACATGACCGGGTCCAGTATCGAAATGAAGTATCTTGGCGAAGCCTTCACATATGCGGAGAATTGCGATTATAACACCTATGTAGCCAATCTGTTCGGAGATCCCTTTATGTTCGTCTGGAGGGATGATCCGGATCAGCTCTCCGTCTCCACACCCCTGATCAATCAGAACGCGGGAACCTTTAATCTCTCCGCGACGGTGTCCTGCTCGGGCACTCCCGTTCGAAACGCACTTGTGTGTGTCTATAAGGAGGGTGAGATATACACCGAAGCGACAACGGACCTGATGGGCTGCGTGACATTCACGGACCTCACCGCACTGGCACCCGGTAACCTCTATGTCACTGCCGTGAAGAGAGACGGATCGGGCAACGAGGTCGTAAACTACATCCCTGACGAAGCTATTGTATCCATCGTCCAGAGTACCGGCGTAATGCTCGATCTTAACGATCTTGCTGTCGATGACGGTGACGAAGGAGAGCTGAATCCGGGCGAGACGGTATACCTTGATCTGACCACTCTGAACACGGGTCTCACCGGTGCAACAAACGTGGACGCAACCCTGTCCTGCAGCGACAGCAGGATAGCGATACTCGACGGAAACTGTTCCGTGGGTTCCGTACCAGCGGGATTCTCAGTTCTCTCTGACAACGCTTTCCAGATCGAGCTGGAGGACAATCCCGCCAATCTTGATCCTGTTCTTCTCTCGGTACAGCACAGCTGCGGCTGGGATGACTGGACATCCGAATGGGTGCTGGACGTCTACAGCGGTGAAGTTGTTATGCCGGTGTACGAACTGGAAGCCGTTCACGAAGCCGGCAATACCCAGTTATCGATACACGTCGACCGAATCGTGATGGCGAACACCGGACGGGGCAACATATCGAACCTTACGCTCACAGCGGAGAATTTCTATCCTGTTCCAGGATTCATTGTCACAGGCGACCTGTCTGAGAGCATCACCGGAATTCAGGGTGGATCGGGCATCGAGCTGACCGATCCGTTGCTCGTAAGAATGGTTGATATTCCTGTGAGTAATCCCTGGGCAGATCCGCATCTGACCGGATGCACCTTCGATCTGACCCTGACAGATGCCTGGGGTAATATGTACCAGTCTGTCACAGTCGATCTTGAGGGAATACTGTCCAGCAGCACCCCTGCAGCTCCCACCGATCTGGCCCTTCACGCTGCTACTGACAGCACTCTGGTCATGGAGTGGAACGCCTCCTCGGCAACCAATGAGTTCTTTGTCCGTTACAGGTATACCGGTTCCATCGGCAGTTGGAACATGCTCCAGTGGAGCCCTGTTCCCACGGAGAACGCGATCATCGACCAACTGGACCCCGCCAAGGAATACGTCATCCGCGTAACAGGAATAGACGAGCTGGGCAGAGAGAGTGACTACGTTGAGACCAGCGAAGTGACATGCCTTGAAATACTCGCATCGACGCAGATGAACGGCACCTGTGCAGGACCTGTCGTATTCGATGACTGCATGTATGCAGTCACTTCAAACGGTTATTTTTACAGATGGGACTTGAGCAGCAACGGTCTTCCAACATCAACCTTTTATGCCGAATACTCCTTCACAGGCTGTGCGGCTGGAGACGTGGACAATGATGGTGACACGGACCTGGTCGCCGGCGCCATCAGTGAATCCGTTCCAGGCAAAGTCTACGTGATCATCTTCGAGAACGACGGTCATGGATCGATGAGCCTCGCCTACGAGATCGAGACCTCCGATCCGGGACAGACCCTGCGTGAATGCATAGGTATTCCGGTACTCGTCCAGGCAGACAATGGTTATCTTGAGATTGCGCTGGTAACATCAACGGTCTTCTACTCTTCTCCCGGCACAACCTGGTTCCACGTATGGAGGTACGAGTCCGATAGTGACAGCTGGGGAGAGCTCTTCACCGGCGGCCCGCAGGTCTTCGCCTACGGGAACAACCATCTCTCCTACACACCACCGGTCTCCATCGGGGATTTCGACTCTGACGGCAACCAGGAGATGGCTGTAGCCACTAACAACTCTTCCGCAAAGCCAACTCTCTACATCTACGATTTGGTTCCATCAGCCACATGCACCTCGGTTCAGCTCACACGCGATGAGAACTACAACGTTAGGACAACGCTTGCATCAGCTAAACACGGTGGAAAGACCTACGTGGCTGGAGTTCTGGCCTGGCACCAGAGCGGATCGGACTTGGAGAAGAGACGTCTGTTCCTTGTCGATCTCAGTATGCATCCATTCCAGGTGAGTTTAACGCCTGAGGAAAGCCTGAGTAGATTCAACTACAGTGATCAGTTCGGCGGAGGACCAGCATTCGCCAGGATCAACGGAGATCTGATTCCTGATCTGGTCTGCTGCCTCTCGGACAGGGTGAAGGTCTGGAGACTGAATCTCACGGAAATCAGCAGCTCGCCGGAGATGGAACTGGACCCGATCTTCATGAACTTCGACCAGAACATCACACCGACAGTGGTTAATGGAAGACTAAATAGCGATATATGCATAGGCATCGGCTACTCGACTCGAAACTACGGTTTCACTGCGTCTCCATCCTTCCATCTGATCCCGGGTCTGCCCATGTACAGCATGGACCAGGTCTTCGCTGCTCCCTTAATCGGTGACTACAAGGGAAATTCGAACCTGGAAATGATGATTATGGACAACTCCGGCCAGTTGAGAATACTCGATCTCGACGCATCTCCAGGCAGTGCCGAGTGGCCTGTCCTCCAGCATGACAACCAGCGTACCGGATTCTTTAACTTCACCGTGTTGGATTCAGGACCTGACCTCAGCATTTATTCGATCGAGCAGTGCGAGAACGCTTCCATCGACATTGACAACTCCGTTAGCTTCACTGTGACAGTGGAAGTCACAGGTACAGACGATAATTGTCAGGAAGCGGTATTGGCCGAATCCGCTATGGAATGCTGCATGATTTGCGAAACCGCGGAAGCATCAACAGTCCAGCGTGAACGGGCTTTCGATACGGCTGTGAGTACTTTCCTGGTAAAAGCCTACGTGAACAATTGCGAGGTCGCCAGCGAGCAGATGATTCTGGTCGATGGATACCAGGATGTCATCTTCAGTCTACCTGCGCATTCGGCCGAGGGTGTGGTCTTCGTCGTCG includes these proteins:
- a CDS encoding EFR1 family ferrodoxin (N-terminal region resembles flavodoxins. C-terminal ferrodoxin region binds two 4Fe-4S clusters.), which codes for MKTVIYWFSGTGNSLHVAKALQEGLDDVKLIPIAQALDGDLESSKRVGLVFPVYAWGPPAIVARFIEKLQFDTPDYMFAVATYGGAPGSTMAITSKMLKRRGLVLNAGFSVKMVENYPPMGGAPEEKKQGKINDAAEAVIAQIVAWIRESACGDFGKKNLFFSLIGRMVYPMFRKALSRQSGSKFYADEKCSSCGICVEVCPVKNVQLPEGEKPTWGNRCEQCFACFHWCPEKAVQTGRKTVDMVRYHHPGTSLKDLMLRQEQEIGGQDGNVT
- a CDS encoding fibronectin type III domain-containing protein, whose product is MKSENSRALCIISVLLVMFSTAAYAGIQIDPTAQVEDLAITEILLEGVEYDRLELSSCEYRLESEAPGSPSMPYRQMFFMLPPGQMIDEIRIVNPVWETLDGKYLIEPAQAYLSSEYLFTPPDEAIYNSRNAYPSNPVLVIDQGSCMGFGVTSVRVFPVRFSPLSGEVQVLTGGICQVSFEVADFHLTFPQRITRDGQLSRNRFVKKLVCNSEDMARYGYSIPEASFDDGGPLNITMRPVMGSDPVKMVIITNEELLNYFEKLAKIRTKQGIVTVVRTVEWIENEGGYPGRDTQERIRNFVRDCYNYWDTEAVLLGGDDHVVPARRITKYPGHYRNIPEDEYYGDMSEYDWINSSTGEWKPPTSDLFFEVWVGRWPADNASDVSVLLSKLNSYEYSPPAGFGRRALFAASDSDNGFCPADDFYDIYTGILAAGHLNVGGSLDEIYQLYNPIHNHIPEWHGDDLMSKVNYLAELDSGYNILLHGDHSGIHNMGAGWHEKQLFESNLLALANYGAASIVWHVACLSGHFEDADCISEVAVLSDNNDNAFVAIVSSPRMQPYNSDVEYFMDGLYPYMTGSSIEMKYLGEAFTYAENCDYNTYVANLFGDPFMFVWRDDPDQLSVSTPLINQNAGTFNLSATVSCSGTPVRNALVCVYKEGEIYTEATTDLMGCVTFTDLTALAPGNLYVTAVKRDGSGNEVVNYIPDEAIVSIVQSTGVMLDLNDLAVDDGDEGELNPGETVYLDLTTLNTGLTGATNVDATLSCSDSRIAILDGNCSVGSVPAGFSVLSDNAFQIELEDNPANLDPVLLSVQHSCGWDDWTSEWVLDVYSGEVVMPVYELEAVHEAGNTQLSIHVDRIVMANTGRGNISNLTLTAENFYPVPGFIVTGDLSESITGIQGGSGIELTDPLLVRMVDIPVSNPWADPHLTGCTFDLTLTDAWGNMYQSVTVDLEGILSSSTPAAPTDLALHAATDSTLVMEWNASSATNEFFVRYRYTGSIGSWNMLQWSPVPTENAIIDQLDPAKEYVIRVTGIDELGRESDYVETSEVTCLEILASTQMNGTCAGPVVFDDCMYAVTSNGYFYRWDLSSNGLPTSTFYAEYSFTGCAAGDVDNDGDTDLVAGAISESVPGKVYVIIFENDGHGSMSLAYEIETSDPGQTLRECIGIPVLVQADNGYLEIALVTSTVFYSSPGTTWFHVWRYESDSDSWGELFTGGPQVFAYGNNHLSYTPPVSIGDFDSDGNQEMAVATNNSSAKPTLYIYDLVPSATCTSVQLTRDENYNVRTTLASAKHGGKTYVAGVLAWHQSGSDLEKRRLFLVDLSMHPFQVSLTPEESLSRFNYSDQFGGGPAFARINGDLIPDLVCCLSDRVKVWRLNLTEISSSPEMELDPIFMNFDQNITPTVVNGRLNSDICIGIGYSTRNYGFTASPSFHLIPGLPMYSMDQVFAAPLIGDYKGNSNLEMMIMDNSGQLRILDLDASPGSAEWPVLQHDNQRTGFFNFTVLDSGPDLSIYSIEQCENASIDIDNSVSFTVTVEVTGTDDNCQEAVLAESAMECCMICETAEASTVQRERAFDTAVSTFLVKAYVNNCEVASEQMILVDGYQDVIFSLPAHSAEGVVFVVDPDNRVAECDESNNSTETRTTTGTGVLSVSFENPVNGRITASITNTTPNLHVLTGALYSLDGRLVAKETIELQPNAVRMVELFDKDLPSGFYAIRLEYAGIQETIRLILLD